Part of the Tolypothrix sp. PCC 7910 genome, TTGAGATTCTTTACCCTCACGCCCGGATTCAGTATCAACTAATACCAGTTCTGCGCCTGCTGCCTTAAGACGAGCTATCTGCTGATCTAAGGCAGCAGAATTTTCTGCTTGTTCCCTAGACGAAACACGCGCATAGGCAATCACTTCGGGAATTTTAACAATTTTGTCCTGACTGTTCACAAGCACCAATACTTACCCAACTACTAGATAGTTTACCATCTAGCTCGCTATACCACTCCTTTTTCCAAATGGGTGCGTTGTGCTTGAGGGTATCAATAGCATAGCGGCAAGCTTCAAAGGCTTCACTGCGGTGAGGACAGCCTACTGCTACTAAAACACTGATTTCGCCAACTTGCAAACGACCGATGCGATGATGAATCACTACCCGCTTGGCATCAGGCCACAAAGAGCGAATTTCTGCAGCAATTTGGGCAAATACGAGCAATGCCATCGGTTCATAAGCCTGATACTCTAAACTAACTACTGGTTTACCATCAGTTTGATTGCGAACCATACCACTCATCACTACTACTGCACCATTTGCAGGATCGTCAGCTTTGGCGTAGATTTCTGCCAAAGATAAAGGCGCAAGGGTAATAGCAAAGCTATCTTCAGCTCTTGGTTTAACTCGAAAGTTCAGTGTATTTGTCACAACAGAGTTCATGTAATTGAAAACCAATATAGCAATCCTATCTGGTTTAAGAAATTACAAAACCAAGATAGCCGAACATCTTAGACAAGTCTGGTATCTTGTAATTCATGATCATTGAGGATTGCTACAGCAAGAGGTAAGTTAAAAATTGTAATCTTACGTAAAATTACGTCAATCTTCTATTTTGCCGTCATCCATCTGAAGGTGGATCACTATAATTAAAGGTAACAAAGTTCTTAGCTAGCTTTTTTAGGTCATCCAATAGTTTGCCCGTGCATTGATATCAAGTATCTGCAAGGCTGAGTTGATCAGCAAGTAATTGTTAATCGGGCAACCAATTAGCAAATTTATTTATAAAGCTGACACAAATGTTACAAAAAAATCAAGTTTTTTTTGGAGACAGCAGCTCTATCCGTTATTTTGAGGGCTAAAATCCTGACTACGGAAATAAATAAGATGCTACTTGTGTAAGTCTTGATGTACATAACTGTTGAAAGCAGACTCATAAGAGGTAGCAATCAAATGTACTGCCACAATTCAATTTTCCTGGGTGCGTGAATTTCAATAATCATGATTCATATGAGTTATCCAAAATCTGGCTACAGATTATTTTCTGCAGTACCACGGTGATGTGTAATCCTGAAGCCTTTCCCAAAGATATCCCACAGCTTTGACAGCACAGGGATCAAAGGAAGCTAATCCCTAATCCCTAGTCTCCAATCCCTATTTTCAACACGATTAGGCAGAATTTAATGAAATCTTCAGTGTATTCTCCAGAAACAGCAAGGCTTGAGGCTCTTTATCAGTATCAAATCCTAGACACCAAACCAGAACCAGCATTTGATGATTTAGTATTTTTAGCCGCGCAAATTTGTGATACACCCATCGCTGTGATTAATTTAGTTGATGCTGATCGTCAGTGGTTTAAAGCCAAAGTGGGATTGGATGTGGAGCAAATGCCTAGATATTTAGGGTTTTGCCCAATTTGTGTAGCACAATGTGATGTTTTGATTATTCCTGATACATTGGCAGATGAGAGGTTTGCTCACTCAGAAATTGTCACTGGCGAACCTTATGTCAGATTTTATGCTGGTTTTCCTTTGGTAGCACCAGGAGGACAAGCGATTGGTACTCTATGCGTAGTAGATTCAATTCCCTATCAAATCACCGCGAAACAAATAGAATCGCTACAAGCTTTAAGTCGCTTAGTGATGAGACAATTAGAGATCCGGAGAAATCCCAAATTAGCTTACTTAGTTGACGGTATCAAGCAACAACAAGCAGCGTTGCGCGATCGCCAGCAAGCCGAAGCGGAATTACACTGGAAAGAAGCTCTTCTACGCTCCATGACGAGTGTTTCTCCCTTAGCATTTTATGTTGTAGACAATCGGACTGATAACATCCTTTCTTTTAATCAGCGCTTTTGCGAGATTTGGGGTATTGAACACCTAAAAGCGCAAATGGA contains:
- a CDS encoding molybdenum cofactor biosynthesis protein MoaE, yielding MNSVVTNTLNFRVKPRAEDSFAITLAPLSLAEIYAKADDPANGAVVVMSGMVRNQTDGKPVVSLEYQAYEPMALLVFAQIAAEIRSLWPDAKRVVIHHRIGRLQVGEISVLVAVGCPHRSEAFEACRYAIDTLKHNAPIWKKEWYSELDGKLSSSWVSIGACEQSGQNC